The following is a genomic window from Ictalurus furcatus strain D&B chromosome 14, Billie_1.0, whole genome shotgun sequence.
tattattattattattacacacctACACcagtataattataattataataattataatatatgtcAGCTCCATTCTCAGGGTCTTCTAAACTTCAAACATTTCAGCTTTAGCTCAATGTTCTACAAGTCATTTTGTTGTTTGAACTAAACATTAGCCAACTTATGCATGCcccaaaagcacaaactacaaCATATCatttcttattatattttataatgttaaaaacaGGGCAAAGCAGTTGTGTGATTGTTAGAAAGAAAAGGACTTGCATTTGGTCTGATTTTTCCAACTTACAGTCTGATGCTTATAcgaaaaatataaatgatacTGGTAGATCAGGCTAAATGTCTTGTCTAAACCTTCTGGAAAAGCATTTTATCGAGAGCAATGTAATAGCACCATGACAACGTCTGAggtttttatttagtaattaaCACTGTGTTCAGTCTTGACTGTCCTTTGAAGCTGCTGGGTTTCGGCATTACACCTCATCTTTGTTTAAATCAGAGCAAAGGTATGCACTACACAAACGTATGCACCACACAAAGGTGTGCACAACCCCCTTCTGTGCTTTTAAAGAGAAATGGAAAGCGAAGTACACAGTCCGTTTCCATTTCCAAATATGTTTATGTTCCGGTTGAGTGACGTAGGCGTGACGCACGACTGAGGCCCCGCCTCATGATAAGTTTCCTGCTATATGACTTATGTTCTGCTTCTGGACGTTTCCATTGCACTGTAGTCAGGGAGTAATTATCGTAATTTAATCTGTAGGTTAATTATCCGCTTTTATCTAGTTTTTCTCCAGATACACGCAGTTTTAAAGGATATTTCTTGACATTATTAAGAAGCTAGCCAGTCACAGACATGAGTATGAGCATGATGAAGAGGACCGCTCCGTTGAGTTTACTGTATTGTGGAGTAGAAAATGGCGGCGGTGTTAGTGGTGTTTTCCGTTCTAGAGCTCCAGTACAGACTTTCCCACAGAAACGCGAGGAGGAGCTGGACGGCTACACTGAGGAGGTCGACGGAAGGACTGTTAAAACCGTGATTAATGAGATCGAAGTGCCGCTGGAGAGCCGGTTACTGCTTCAGGACAGCGGCTGCGAGGAGCGGATCATACCGGACCTGGAGACGGAAACCCGGGCGCTGCTCATGCAGTTGTACCGCTGTCACATAGGGCTTCACCCCGGGAACAACACACACCCAGCGCTGCCGAGCTTGCAGAGAGTGGTGGGGAAACTGCTCTGCAAACACAGGATCACCTACAGCGGTGAGATTACTGCTTTAAACCGTCTTCCGtctataaacacattatattacagGACAACAAACACTTTAACTCAGTTAAACATTCACTTTGTTATAAAATAAGTTGTTTTTAGGAACGAATTCACAACTTAATTTATATTGTTTAGATTGTATAACTTTAGTTTTATAGCTTTACGTCGCTTTTCTGTGCGTTGATTAAAGTTCTTTTTCTCATACAATTACCCAATTATCACGCAGCAGGCCGATATTTCTGGCCAATCCTGTTGCAGGAGGCGGGCACTATGCAAAATTTTCTCTGAAATTCAATGTTCATGGCGCTGTTTCCCAGGAATAttaaagtgcattatgggtattctgtaATTCTGGAGCTTATAGCACACACGATCAGTGGAGAATGTTCTAGCACACTCAATATTTAACTCTGAGTATTTAGCACTCAGTATTTAACTCagaatatttaacactgaatttAACTCTAAATATTTAACTCTGTGCTTTCTGATACGTCTCATGTGCTACGCATTGAGGAAAGGTGCATCTACTTCTTCAACCTCTACTTCTTTCTAAGTGAAAGTGATGGAGGTGTAGGGTGAGGAGAGGTGTGGTGAGGGGTGAGGTGTAGTGAGGGGTGAGGGGTATGGTGTGAGGAGAGGTGTAGTGAGGGCTATGGTGAGGGGTGAGGTGTAGTGAGGGCTATGGTGAGGGGTGAGGTGTAGTGAGGGGTATGGTGTGAGGAGAGGTGTAGTGAGGGGTATGGTGTGAGGAGAGGTGTAGTGAGGGGTGAGGGGTATGGTGTGAGGAGAGGTGTAGTGAGGGGTGAGGGGTATGGTGTGAGGAGAGGTGTAGTGAGGGGTGAGGTGTAGTGAGAGATGTAGTGAGTGGTGAGGTGAGGGGTATGGTGTGAGGAGAGGTGTGGTGAGGGGTATGGTGTGAGGAGAGGTGTAGTGAGGGGTGAAGTGTGGTGAGGTGTATGGTTTGAGGGGTATGGTGTGAGGAGAGGTGTAGTGAGAGGTGTGGTGAGGGGTATGGTgtgaggagaggtgtagagagGTGTGGTGAGGGGTGAGGTGTAGTGAGGGGTGAGGTGTAGTGAGGGGTATGGTGTGAGGAGAGGTGTAGTGAGGGCTATGGTGAGGGGTGAGGTGTAGTGAGGGTTGAGGGGTATGGTGTGAGGAGAGGTGTAGTGAGGGGTGAGGGGTATGGTGTGAGGAGAGGTGTAGTGAGGGGTGAGGTGTAGTGAGAGATGTAGTGAGTGGTGAGGTGAGGGGTATGGTGTGAGGAGAGGTGTGGTGAGGGGTATGGTGTGAGGAGAGGTGTGGTGAGGGGTATGGTgtgaggagaggtgtagagagGTGTGGTGAGGGGTGAGGTGTAGTGAGGGGTGAGGTGTAGTGAGGGGTATGGTGTGAGGAGAGGTGTAGTGAGGGCTATGGTGAGGGGTGAGGTGTAGTGAGGGGTGAGGGGTATGGTGTGAGGAGAGGTGTAGTGAGGGGTGAGGGGTATGGTGTGAGGAGAGGTGTAGTGAGGGGTGAGGTGTAGTGAGAGATGTAGTGAGTGGTGAGGTGAGGGGTATGGTGTGAGGAGAGGTGTAGTGAGAGGTGTGGTGAGGGGTATGGTGTGAGGAGAGGTGTAGTGAGAGTTGTGGTGAGGGGTATGGTGTGAGGAGAGGTGTAGTGTGAGGAGAGGTGTAGTGAGGGGTGAGGTGTAGTGAGAGGTGTGGTGAGGGGTATGGTGTGAGGAGAGGTGTAGTGAGTGGTGAGGTGAGGGGTATGGTGTGAGGAGAGGTGTAGTGAGGGGTGAAGTGTGGTGAGGGGTATGGTGTGAGGAGAGGTGTGGTGAGGGGTATGGTGTGAGGAGAGGTGTAGTGAGGGGTGAGGTGTAGTGAGAGATGTAGTGAGTGGTGAGGTGAGAGGTGTGGTGAGGGGTATGGTGTAGTGAGGGGTGAGGTGTAGTGAGAGATGTAGTGAGTGGTGAGGTGAGGGGTATGGTGTGAGGAGAGGTGTGGTGAGGGGTATGGTGTGAGGAGAGGTGTGGTGAGGGGTATGGTGTGAGGAGAGGTGTAGTGAGGTGAGAGGTGTGGTGAGGGGTATGGTGTGAGGAGAGGTGTGGTGAGGGGTATGGTGTGAGGAGAGGTGTAGTGAGGGGTGAGGTGTAGTGAGAGATGTAGTGAGGTGAGAGGTGTGGTGAGGGGTATGGTGTGAGGGGTGAGGTGTAGTGAGAGGTGTGAGGGGTGAGGTATAGTGAGGGGTGAGGTGAGAGGTGTAGTGAGGGGTATGGTGTGAGGAG
Proteins encoded in this region:
- the LOC128618528 gene encoding induced myeloid leukemia cell differentiation protein Mcl-1; translation: MSMSMMKRTAPLSLLYCGVENGGGVSGVFRSRAPVQTFPQKREEELDGYTEEVDGRTVKTVINEIEVPLESRLLLQDSGCEERIIPDLETETRALLMQLYRCHIGLHPGNNTHPALPSLQRVVGKLLCKHRITYSGMVQRLFDQANGLDSVNSVLSGVFSGGVVSWGRIASVLALGAVVCEQLKQECVKEQAEECVDVVTSHISSYLSKDLQHWFINNNSWNGFVEFFRVEDPEATVRNTLMAVAGLGIGACLFTLMR